One Sanguibacter sp. HDW7 DNA window includes the following coding sequences:
- a CDS encoding bifunctional 2-polyprenyl-6-hydroxyphenol methylase/3-demethylubiquinol 3-O-methyltransferase UbiG, producing the protein MSDAHGHGTHGHGHDERPPAEFWEAQYAESGRRWSGKVNASTAIVVQDLEPGRSLDLGCGEGGDVAWCARHGWDATGVDISPTAVARGAEAAAAEGLDARFIVGDLATWEPDGTFELVTASFLQSPVELSRGAILRRIAQHVVPGGRLVVVAHAAPPPWMSAEHAGHREFPTPESEIAEIGLVDDGWTVEVAEVRRRAAVGPDGTEAELDDSVVVLRRD; encoded by the coding sequence ATGAGCGACGCACACGGTCACGGAACCCACGGTCACGGGCACGACGAGCGGCCCCCGGCGGAGTTCTGGGAGGCGCAGTACGCCGAGAGCGGGCGTCGCTGGTCGGGCAAGGTCAACGCGTCGACCGCCATCGTCGTGCAGGATCTCGAGCCCGGCAGGTCGCTCGATCTCGGGTGTGGCGAGGGCGGTGACGTCGCGTGGTGCGCACGGCACGGGTGGGACGCGACGGGCGTCGACATCTCGCCGACCGCCGTCGCGCGCGGCGCCGAGGCCGCTGCGGCGGAGGGGCTCGACGCGCGCTTCATCGTCGGGGACCTCGCGACATGGGAGCCCGACGGCACCTTCGAGCTCGTCACCGCAAGCTTCCTGCAGTCGCCCGTCGAGCTCTCGCGCGGCGCCATCCTGCGTCGCATCGCGCAGCACGTCGTGCCGGGCGGGCGGCTCGTCGTCGTCGCGCACGCGGCGCCGCCGCCGTGGATGTCGGCCGAGCACGCGGGCCACAGGGAGTTCCCGACGCCTGAGTCCGAGATCGCCGAGATCGGTCTCGTCGACGACGGCTGGACGGTCGAGGTCGCCGAGGTGCGCCGGCGTGCGGCCGTCGGGCCGGACGGAACCGAGGCCGAGCTCGACGACTCCGTCGTGGTGCTGCGGCGGGACTGA
- a CDS encoding exonuclease domain-containing protein — MSTTLGTDDERAIMTDVNRDAAPDLFSDSWASGPLLGFDTETTGVSTSSDRIVTAALVRRDPLRGTTVDTWLIDPGVPIPEAASAIHGITTEHAREHGVSPWVALEEIAARIAADLRAGVPLVAFNATFDVSILEAELVRHGLPTLADRLDGPVVGVIDPLVIDRKVDRWRKGKRKLVDLCGVYGVDDAVALHTADVDVIATLDVLAAMVERHPALGEMSLRDLHGFQQEAHREWAASFNAWRASKGLEGPGAGLEWLVDER, encoded by the coding sequence GTGAGCACCACGCTCGGAACCGACGACGAACGGGCGATCATGACTGATGTGAACCGCGACGCAGCACCCGACCTCTTTTCCGACTCGTGGGCCTCGGGCCCCCTGCTCGGCTTCGACACCGAGACGACGGGCGTGAGCACGTCGTCCGACAGGATCGTCACGGCGGCGCTCGTGCGCCGCGACCCGCTGCGCGGGACGACGGTCGACACGTGGCTCATCGACCCGGGCGTCCCCATCCCGGAGGCCGCGTCCGCGATCCACGGCATCACGACCGAGCACGCACGCGAGCACGGCGTCTCCCCGTGGGTCGCCCTCGAGGAGATCGCTGCGCGCATCGCCGCCGACCTGCGCGCGGGCGTTCCCCTCGTCGCGTTCAACGCGACGTTCGACGTCTCGATCCTCGAGGCCGAGCTCGTCCGCCACGGCCTGCCGACGCTCGCCGACCGCCTCGACGGCCCCGTCGTCGGGGTCATCGACCCGCTCGTCATCGACCGCAAGGTCGACCGGTGGCGCAAGGGCAAGCGCAAGCTCGTCGACCTGTGCGGCGTCTACGGCGTCGACGACGCGGTCGCCCTCCACACGGCGGACGTCGACGTCATCGCGACCCTCGACGTCCTCGCCGCGATGGTCGAGCGCCACCCCGCGCTCGGCGAGATGTCGCTGCGCGACCTCCACGGCTTCCAGCAGGAGGCCCACCGCGAGTGGGCCGCGAGCTTCAATGCGTGGCGCGCGTCCAAGGGCCTCGAGGGCCCGGGCGCCGGCCTCGAGTGGCTCGTCGACGAGCGGTAG
- a CDS encoding TfoX/Sxy family protein has product MSTARPEREHGRALLDDLLPPLLARGDVDVAPMFGSHGARVRGKMFAFVSTAGDLVVKVTEQRATELEDSDTGARMEMRGRVMREWIAVPQTHLDAWPVILAEACTYVESRLPTDRPGTRTEPA; this is encoded by the coding sequence ATGAGCACAGCACGCCCGGAACGTGAGCACGGCCGCGCGCTGCTCGACGACCTGCTGCCCCCGCTCCTCGCGCGCGGCGACGTCGACGTCGCACCGATGTTCGGCTCCCACGGCGCCCGTGTGCGCGGCAAGATGTTCGCGTTCGTCTCGACAGCTGGCGACCTCGTCGTCAAGGTGACCGAGCAGCGCGCGACCGAGCTCGAGGACTCCGACACCGGCGCGCGCATGGAGATGCGCGGCCGTGTCATGCGCGAGTGGATCGCCGTGCCCCAGACGCACCTCGACGCATGGCCCGTGATCCTCGCCGAGGCCTGCACGTATGTCGAGTCCCGCCTCCCCACCGACCGACCCGGAACGAGAACCGAACCCGCATGA
- a CDS encoding GPP34 family phosphoprotein, protein MIPAELLPLLLVDPGSGRVERTMLDVERMVAAAVLVDLVARDALRVVLDPWGRPIVLAGDVVATGDELLDTAASRVRVDVPLVPADAIRAIDPFVLDENPRDRDAAPGGLDGSLVQVLGTRLAALGLVGRPRVDRSILATLATLAWTSADPAVPGRHRADLRATVLSGRAPTLFERILLVALWSGRAEELIAESPADASEVSVRVAALVGGDPVAVQLRWCFEQKQALPWDDAEYRIVLGGRGHSRMRFRGIAVGPQVTPYPVRPGAPRPEGPRLSGWDGAGQG, encoded by the coding sequence GTGATCCCCGCCGAGCTGCTGCCGCTCCTCCTCGTCGACCCCGGCTCGGGGCGCGTCGAGCGGACGATGCTCGACGTCGAGCGCATGGTCGCGGCGGCCGTGCTCGTCGACCTCGTCGCGCGCGACGCCCTGAGGGTCGTCCTCGACCCGTGGGGCCGACCGATCGTCCTCGCAGGCGACGTCGTCGCGACGGGGGACGAGCTGCTCGACACGGCTGCCTCCCGCGTGCGCGTCGACGTGCCGCTCGTGCCGGCCGACGCGATCCGTGCGATCGACCCCTTCGTGCTCGACGAGAATCCGCGTGATCGCGACGCGGCTCCCGGAGGGCTCGACGGGTCGCTCGTCCAGGTGCTCGGGACGCGGCTCGCGGCGCTCGGGCTCGTCGGGCGGCCGCGCGTCGACAGGTCGATCCTCGCGACGCTCGCGACGCTCGCGTGGACCTCGGCCGACCCGGCAGTTCCCGGGCGGCACCGGGCCGACCTGCGGGCGACCGTGCTGTCCGGGCGTGCGCCGACGCTGTTCGAGCGGATCCTCCTCGTCGCGCTGTGGTCAGGTCGCGCGGAGGAGTTGATCGCGGAGTCCCCGGCCGACGCCAGCGAGGTGTCCGTGCGGGTCGCGGCCCTCGTCGGCGGCGACCCCGTGGCCGTGCAGCTGCGCTGGTGCTTCGAGCAGAAGCAGGCGCTGCCGTGGGACGACGCCGAGTACCGGATCGTCCTCGGCGGGCGTGGGCACTCGAGGATGCGCTTCCGGGGGATCGCCGTCGGGCCGCAGGTGACGCCGTACCCCGTGCGGCCGGGCGCGCCGCGTCCCGAGGGGCCGCGCCTCAGCGGGTGGGACGGGGCCGGGCAGGGCTGA
- a CDS encoding SGNH/GDSL hydrolase family protein, whose protein sequence is MSHTVPLTLEHVRGALRLEPTARGVAPHRLPAWALAQAADPQLSMVEAQGAGVRIALRTAATSVTLTAHRTRVTYAGAPARPDGSIDLVVDGEVVARRRTSGGTTTELDMATGIPTLIPGDDLVVTFDGLPAYAKDVEIWLPFNETVEIVEVSANAPVEPPASAGRRWLHHGSSISQGSNAARPTGTWAAVAARRGGVELQNLGFGGAALLDPFVARTMRDTPADLISVSLGINLINSDLMRLRAFRAGMHGFLDTIRDGHPTTPLLVVTPLHCAIHEATPGPGAFDTEALAEGRLAFKAVGDPAEVPAGRLTLETIRAETTRLVTERQAGDPHLFLLDGLTLYGAADEAAHPLRDSLHPDADTHRFVGDRFAHAVFAEGPFAG, encoded by the coding sequence ATGAGCCACACCGTCCCCCTCACGCTCGAGCACGTCCGCGGCGCCCTGCGCCTCGAGCCCACCGCGCGCGGCGTCGCGCCCCACCGCCTGCCCGCGTGGGCGCTCGCGCAGGCCGCGGACCCGCAGCTCTCGATGGTCGAGGCCCAGGGCGCGGGCGTGCGGATCGCCCTGCGCACCGCCGCAACCTCGGTGACGCTCACGGCCCACCGCACGCGCGTCACGTACGCGGGCGCTCCCGCACGGCCGGACGGCAGCATCGACCTCGTCGTCGACGGCGAGGTCGTCGCCCGACGGCGCACGAGCGGCGGCACGACGACCGAGCTCGACATGGCGACCGGCATCCCGACCCTCATCCCGGGCGACGACCTCGTCGTGACGTTCGACGGCCTGCCGGCCTACGCCAAGGACGTCGAGATCTGGCTGCCGTTCAACGAGACTGTCGAGATCGTCGAGGTGAGCGCGAACGCCCCTGTCGAGCCGCCGGCCTCGGCAGGTCGCCGCTGGCTGCACCACGGCTCGTCGATCAGCCAGGGCTCCAACGCTGCCCGCCCGACGGGCACGTGGGCTGCGGTCGCCGCCCGGCGCGGCGGCGTCGAGCTGCAGAACCTCGGCTTCGGCGGCGCCGCGCTGCTCGACCCCTTCGTCGCGCGCACCATGCGCGACACCCCGGCCGACCTCATCTCCGTGTCGCTCGGCATCAACCTCATCAACTCCGACCTCATGCGGCTGCGCGCGTTCCGCGCGGGCATGCACGGATTCCTCGACACGATCCGCGACGGCCACCCCACCACGCCGCTGCTCGTCGTCACGCCCCTGCACTGCGCCATCCATGAGGCGACGCCCGGTCCGGGCGCGTTCGACACCGAGGCGCTCGCCGAGGGCCGGCTCGCGTTCAAGGCCGTCGGCGACCCCGCCGAGGTCCCCGCCGGACGTCTCACGCTCGAGACGATCCGTGCGGAGACGACCCGCCTCGTCACCGAGCGCCAGGCGGGCGACCCGCACCTGTTCCTGCTCGACGGGCTCACGCTCTACGGCGCGGCCGACGAGGCCGCGCACCCCCTGCGCGACAGCCTCCACCCCGACGCCGACACCCACCGCTTCGTCGGCGATCGCTTCGCCCACGCGGTCTTCGCCGAGGGCCCGTTCGCGGGCTGA